In one Hymenobacter sp. DG25B genomic region, the following are encoded:
- the cysD gene encoding sulfate adenylyltransferase subunit CysD translates to MSTPTFDYLDRLEAEAIHILREVAGQFERPALLFSGGKDSIVLTRLAEKAFRPGRFPFPLVHVDTGHNFPEVLAYRDALAEQLGEKLIVRRVEETIKRQRLHEPGGKYPSRNPLQTYTLLETIEEFAFDACIGGARRDEEKARAKERIFSVRDEFGQWDPKRQRPELWNIYNGRIQKGENVRVFPISNWTELDVWRYIQRENIALPDIYFGHERTCVVLPSGQLLGLTEHIRLDQDDEIVTRQVRFRTVGDSTCTAAVESDAATVEDIIEELLLAKVSERGATRLDDNISEAGMEDRKRNGYF, encoded by the coding sequence ATGAGTACCCCCACTTTCGATTATCTCGACCGGCTGGAAGCCGAAGCCATCCATATTCTGCGGGAAGTGGCCGGCCAGTTTGAGCGGCCGGCCCTGCTGTTTTCCGGTGGCAAAGACTCCATTGTGCTCACGCGCCTGGCCGAAAAAGCCTTTCGGCCCGGTCGGTTTCCCTTCCCGCTGGTGCACGTGGATACCGGCCACAACTTTCCCGAGGTGCTGGCTTACCGCGATGCGCTGGCCGAGCAGTTGGGTGAGAAGCTGATTGTGCGCCGCGTGGAGGAAACCATTAAGCGGCAGCGCCTGCATGAGCCGGGCGGTAAGTATCCCAGCCGCAATCCGCTGCAGACTTACACCCTGCTGGAGACTATTGAGGAGTTTGCGTTTGATGCCTGCATTGGCGGCGCCCGCCGCGACGAAGAGAAGGCCCGCGCCAAGGAGCGCATCTTCTCTGTGCGCGACGAGTTTGGCCAGTGGGACCCCAAGCGCCAGCGCCCCGAGTTGTGGAACATCTACAACGGCCGCATTCAGAAGGGCGAAAACGTGCGCGTATTCCCCATTTCCAACTGGACGGAGCTGGATGTGTGGCGCTACATCCAGCGCGAAAACATTGCGCTGCCCGACATTTATTTCGGCCATGAGCGCACCTGTGTGGTGCTGCCCTCCGGCCAGCTACTGGGCCTCACGGAGCACATCCGGCTGGATCAGGACGATGAGATTGTGACCCGGCAGGTGCGCTTCCGCACCGTGGGCGACTCCACCTGCACCGCCGCGGTAGAAAGTGACGCCGCTACCGTGGAAGACATCATTGAAGAACTGCTGCTGGCCAAGGTTAGCGAGCGGGGGGCTACTCGTCTCGATGACAACATCTCTGAGGCCGGCATGGAAGACCGGAAACGCAACGGCTATTTCTAA
- a CDS encoding phosphoadenylyl-sulfate reductase, whose translation MSAANAALAVHALLDDLRPRLIQASALERLRLVAEYFPEQAVFSTSFGLEDQIISHLIFEFDLPIQVFTLDTGRNFQETYATWNKTLLKYQKPIEVFFPQQAGVQNLLLEKGPNSFYESVDNRKECCFIRKVEPLNRALAGRQAWVTGIRAEQSQNRQTMESMEWDAAHNLMKVHPLFDWTWDEAVTFTQQHGIPVNTLHQQGFVSIGCAPCTRAIGPGEDFRAGRWWWEDLSAKECGLHTTAAHNGPDPVVEPVPATT comes from the coding sequence ATGTCTGCAGCAAATGCTGCGCTGGCCGTCCACGCCTTGCTGGACGACCTGCGCCCCCGGCTGATTCAGGCTTCGGCCCTGGAACGGCTGCGCCTCGTGGCCGAATACTTCCCCGAGCAGGCCGTGTTTTCCACCTCCTTTGGGCTGGAAGACCAGATTATCAGCCACCTGATTTTTGAGTTCGACCTGCCTATTCAGGTGTTTACGCTGGATACTGGCCGCAATTTTCAGGAAACCTACGCCACCTGGAACAAGACGCTGCTCAAGTATCAGAAGCCCATTGAGGTGTTCTTTCCGCAGCAGGCCGGGGTGCAAAACCTGCTCCTAGAGAAAGGCCCTAACTCCTTCTACGAGAGCGTGGACAACCGCAAGGAATGCTGCTTTATCCGCAAAGTAGAGCCCCTGAATCGAGCCTTGGCGGGCCGGCAGGCGTGGGTAACGGGCATTCGGGCCGAACAATCCCAGAACCGCCAGACCATGGAATCCATGGAGTGGGACGCCGCGCACAACCTGATGAAAGTCCACCCGCTGTTCGACTGGACCTGGGACGAGGCGGTGACCTTCACCCAGCAACACGGTATTCCGGTGAACACGCTGCACCAGCAGGGATTTGTCAGCATTGGCTGCGCGCCCTGCACCCGCGCCATTGGGCCCGGCGAGGATTTCCGCGCCGGCCGCTGGTGGTGGGAAGATCTATCGGCCAAAGAATGCGGCCTGCACACCACCGCTGCACACAACGGCCCCGACCCGGTGGTAGAACCGGTGCCGGCTACTACTTAA
- a CDS encoding lipopolysaccharide biosynthesis protein, whose protein sequence is MGIVQRQGLRNTVISYIGLALGFVNTTLLLPRFLAPSQLGLTQVLVSIATIFAQLSAVGFASMGIRFFPYFRDAENRHHGFLPLLLGLPLVGFAVVTALYVLGQPVFLSLYSHDAGLLGPYYLWGIVLALFTLLYSLQDAYLKGLYHTAFSSFLQEILLRILIAGAAFLFGTGYLTFHQFVLAYIGVNSLITLLLTGYLAYIGELHLRPTKAVFRVRPVRELVNFGAFALLSNISGTVIMTVDSLMLGSKINLAAAGVYAIAINISTALTIPWRALSKIAFPLLAEYWKENDQPRMADFYRNTTRLLTTLGCWLALGIGLNLDFIYHLIHRPEYAIGTTAVLLLLMGRLFDSMTGVNGLIVVTSPRYRYDLIFNISLALVTVGLNLLLIPAWGLTGAALAALLSLTSINVARTWFVWYSYRMQPFTWRIPLIVGLAAVAGICGWLMPTLNSPFLTMLLRSGVLTVVYVGLLLMTNSAPEALPFLQKISSRFRH, encoded by the coding sequence TTGGGCATCGTTCAGCGGCAGGGACTGCGCAATACCGTAATTTCCTACATTGGGCTGGCCCTGGGCTTCGTGAATACCACGTTGCTGCTGCCGCGTTTTCTAGCGCCCAGTCAGCTGGGACTCACGCAGGTTTTGGTGTCTATTGCCACCATTTTCGCGCAGCTTTCGGCGGTGGGGTTTGCCAGCATGGGCATTCGGTTCTTCCCGTATTTCCGCGACGCTGAAAACCGCCACCATGGCTTTTTACCGCTGCTGCTGGGCTTGCCGCTGGTGGGCTTTGCGGTGGTTACCGCCCTGTATGTGCTGGGCCAGCCGGTCTTTCTGAGTTTGTATTCGCACGATGCCGGCCTGCTGGGACCTTATTACCTCTGGGGCATTGTGCTGGCCTTGTTTACGCTGCTGTATTCCCTGCAGGATGCCTACCTGAAAGGGCTGTATCACACCGCGTTTTCTTCCTTTCTGCAGGAAATTCTCCTGCGGATACTCATTGCGGGCGCCGCCTTCTTATTCGGAACCGGCTACCTGACATTCCACCAGTTTGTGCTGGCTTATATTGGGGTCAACAGCCTGATTACGCTTTTGCTCACGGGCTATCTGGCATATATCGGGGAGCTGCATCTGCGGCCCACCAAGGCGGTATTTCGCGTGCGCCCTGTGCGCGAGCTGGTAAACTTTGGGGCTTTTGCGCTGCTTTCCAATATTTCGGGCACTGTGATAATGACGGTGGATTCACTGATGCTGGGCTCCAAAATAAACCTGGCCGCCGCCGGAGTCTATGCCATTGCCATCAACATCAGCACCGCCCTCACCATACCCTGGCGGGCGCTCAGCAAAATTGCCTTCCCCCTGCTGGCCGAGTATTGGAAGGAAAACGACCAGCCCCGCATGGCCGATTTTTACCGCAACACCACGCGCCTGCTCACTACTTTGGGCTGCTGGCTGGCGCTGGGCATCGGCCTCAATCTGGATTTCATCTACCACCTTATTCACCGCCCCGAGTACGCCATTGGCACCACGGCCGTGCTGCTGCTCCTCATGGGCCGGCTCTTCGACAGCATGACGGGCGTGAACGGGCTGATTGTGGTAACCTCCCCGCGCTACCGCTACGATTTGATTTTCAATATCTCCCTGGCGCTGGTTACGGTGGGCCTCAACCTGCTGCTGATTCCGGCGTGGGGCCTTACCGGAGCAGCGCTGGCAGCGCTGCTTTCTCTCACCAGTATTAATGTGGCCCGCACGTGGTTTGTGTGGTACAGCTACCGCATGCAGCCCTTCACCTGGCGCATTCCGCTCATTGTTGGTTTAGCGGCTGTTGCCGGAATTTGTGGCTGGCTGATGCCCACGCTCAACTCCCCTTTCCTGACCATGCTACTGCGCTCCGGCGTGCTGACGGTGGTGTATGTGGGTTTACTTTTAATGACGAATTCGGCGCCAGAAGCCCTTCCGTTTTTGCAAAAAATCAGTAGTCGCTTCAGACATTAA
- a CDS encoding DUF7033 domain-containing protein, with the protein MVTISIGYEETDAIQLTRVDSNFFEGQNPYPAPPCQREWRNQLLPFFFDKQPEQPLLMLKEGKALIGVDLVSAAFYLLSGWQEYFSEERDQHGRYPYIASVQYRYGFVTVPVVNYYFDILKTAVEHVTGQPLRPLRWAGGAAWAAFITHDIDNLYSAWKAPAKAALRQGKLLRFGRQLWQHFTHKDAWNNLAQVQQTVAEYGAKSTFFFLPKNRPDANGTPNSDYALALILPQIKALADAGAEIQLHGSIGTATDTDQLMREAAMRMLPYRNEQSSMPGIRFHYLSWEPRATPALLDDLAFEYDTTLGFPEHFGFRNSYCLPFYLFDFQRGRAHDFLEIPLNVMDATLYHPNYLRLRPDEILPALVPMFKEIERFGGVCTVLWHNENFDPANEHNGPQQFRAIMEYLRAHSVYFVNSLDICVSVS; encoded by the coding sequence ATGGTTACAATTTCCATTGGGTACGAAGAAACCGACGCTATTCAACTGACGCGGGTCGACTCGAACTTCTTCGAAGGTCAAAACCCCTATCCCGCCCCGCCTTGCCAGCGGGAATGGCGGAATCAGCTGCTGCCTTTTTTCTTTGACAAACAGCCCGAGCAACCGCTGCTTATGCTAAAAGAAGGCAAAGCGCTTATTGGCGTAGACCTTGTTTCTGCCGCTTTTTATCTGCTCAGCGGCTGGCAGGAATACTTCTCGGAGGAGCGGGACCAGCACGGACGGTATCCCTATATAGCTAGCGTGCAGTACCGCTACGGGTTCGTAACGGTGCCCGTCGTCAATTACTATTTCGATATTCTGAAAACGGCCGTGGAGCACGTCACGGGCCAGCCTTTACGCCCGCTCCGCTGGGCCGGAGGCGCCGCCTGGGCCGCCTTCATCACCCATGATATAGATAATCTATACAGCGCCTGGAAAGCGCCGGCCAAAGCAGCATTACGCCAGGGAAAGCTGCTGCGCTTCGGGCGGCAGCTTTGGCAGCATTTCACGCACAAAGATGCCTGGAACAACCTGGCGCAGGTGCAGCAAACTGTAGCCGAATATGGCGCTAAAAGCACATTTTTCTTTTTGCCAAAAAATCGCCCCGATGCAAATGGCACGCCCAACTCGGACTACGCCTTGGCCTTAATACTCCCACAGATTAAGGCTCTGGCTGACGCGGGAGCCGAAATACAACTCCACGGCAGCATTGGCACTGCCACCGATACCGACCAACTGATGCGCGAGGCGGCAATGCGTATGCTGCCCTACCGAAACGAACAATCATCAATGCCGGGCATTCGGTTTCACTACCTGAGCTGGGAGCCGCGCGCCACGCCGGCATTGCTCGACGACTTGGCATTCGAGTATGATACCACTCTGGGCTTCCCTGAGCATTTCGGCTTCCGAAACTCATACTGCCTGCCCTTTTACCTGTTCGATTTCCAGCGGGGCCGGGCCCACGATTTCCTCGAAATCCCTCTAAACGTGATGGACGCCACGCTTTACCATCCCAACTACCTGCGCCTGAGGCCAGACGAAATCCTTCCAGCCCTGGTGCCTATGTTCAAGGAAATTGAGCGTTTTGGGGGGGTGTGTACCGTGCTCTGGCATAATGAGAACTTCGACCCGGCCAACGAACACAACGGCCCTCAACAGTTCCGAGCCATCATGGAGTACCTTCGTGCACATTCCGTCTACTTCGTCAATAGCTTGGATATTTGTGTTTCGGTGAGTTGA
- the pseI gene encoding pseudaminic acid synthase: MQIGSRLIGPDQPPFIIAELSGNHNQSLERGLAIVDAVAAAGAHAIKLQTYTADTMTLPGAYRIDDPNSLWFGRELHELYQEAYTPWDWHQPLFERAKQHGMLAFSSPFDESAVDFLETLGVPAYKIASFENTDWPLLRKVAATGKPVIMSTGASTLAEVAEGVQVLRDAGCRELILLKCTSTYPATPQNTNLRTIPHLQQLFPECPIGLSDHTMGVGAAVAAVALGACVVEKHVTLRRADGGVDSAFSLEPEEVATLVTETERAWQALGQIQYGVQRAEEKSRLYKRSVYVAQDIKAGELFTAENLRVVRPGLGLPPRYYEHLLGKPARQSLPAGTPLTWDLL, translated from the coding sequence ATGCAGATTGGCTCCCGCCTGATTGGCCCCGACCAGCCGCCCTTTATCATTGCTGAGCTCAGCGGCAACCACAACCAAAGCCTGGAGCGCGGGCTCGCCATTGTGGATGCCGTAGCCGCCGCCGGAGCCCACGCCATTAAGCTGCAAACCTACACCGCCGATACCATGACGCTGCCCGGCGCGTATCGCATTGACGACCCCAATTCCCTGTGGTTCGGGCGCGAGCTGCACGAGTTGTACCAGGAAGCCTACACGCCCTGGGATTGGCACCAGCCCCTTTTTGAGCGGGCCAAACAACACGGCATGCTGGCCTTCAGCTCGCCGTTTGATGAATCAGCAGTTGATTTCTTGGAGACGCTGGGCGTACCGGCCTACAAAATTGCCTCCTTCGAGAATACCGACTGGCCCCTGCTGCGGAAAGTAGCCGCTACCGGCAAACCCGTGATTATGAGCACCGGCGCCAGCACCCTGGCCGAGGTAGCCGAAGGCGTGCAGGTGCTGCGCGACGCCGGCTGCCGGGAATTGATTTTGCTGAAGTGCACCAGCACCTACCCGGCCACGCCCCAGAACACCAACCTGCGCACTATCCCGCATTTGCAGCAACTATTCCCGGAGTGCCCCATCGGCCTCTCCGACCACACCATGGGCGTAGGCGCCGCCGTGGCCGCCGTGGCTCTGGGCGCCTGCGTAGTGGAAAAGCACGTAACCCTGCGCCGTGCCGATGGCGGCGTGGACTCGGCTTTTTCGCTGGAGCCGGAAGAAGTGGCCACCCTGGTGACGGAAACGGAGCGCGCCTGGCAGGCGCTGGGCCAGATTCAGTATGGCGTGCAGCGGGCCGAGGAAAAAAGTCGCCTTTACAAACGCTCCGTGTACGTGGCCCAGGACATCAAAGCGGGCGAGCTTTTCACCGCTGAAAATCTGCGGGTGGTGCGGCCCGGACTGGGCTTACCCCCGCGCTACTATGAGCACCTGCTGGGCAAGCCCGCCCGCCAGAGTCTGCCGGCCGGCACGCCCCTCACCTGGGATTTGCTATGA
- the pseG gene encoding UDP-2,4-diacetamido-2,4,6-trideoxy-beta-L-altropyranose hydrolase, giving the protein MSPAARPRLILRADGNPRIGLGHVMRLLALGEILSEQFTCVFAIQEPADAVLEQLRMVCEEVVEVPPMPYDGEPAWLTQHLLQPTDVLVLDGYGFGHSFQQAVRPAVARLVYIDDLLAFPQLADVVLNPAGGVPPANYKLENPATRLLLGPHYAPLRQAFREVTLPERTADTDTVLVCLGGADPTHQTQRVADELLALSSVQRVHVVVGSAYAGWEVLTHWAQTHPRITLHRNLPAAELCLLMQQCGAAVCSPSTVSYEYCAAGGGVLFVLPVADNQQNIDRFLRSEGMALPYPSINNVLTSPEADRIADRLRQQQAHWFDGQISHRLQQEFAALLLPQPVFQLRPVVTADSARLLAWTNDPTVRQFSFNPNPVAAPEHEQWLAARLNHPQHLLLLAEEQESKQPIGLIRFSMEGEEATLSYLLDAAYRGQGLAPQLLVQGTRRVLQEKPALRRVVGHVQQRNEASIRAFRRAGFQPLSEANSSRPDSVTFVWVN; this is encoded by the coding sequence ATGTCCCCTGCCGCCCGCCCCCGCCTCATTCTTCGTGCCGATGGCAATCCGCGCATTGGGCTGGGCCACGTGATGCGGCTGCTGGCGTTGGGAGAAATACTTAGCGAACAGTTTACCTGTGTTTTTGCCATTCAGGAGCCGGCTGATGCCGTTTTAGAGCAGCTGCGAATGGTGTGTGAGGAAGTGGTGGAAGTGCCGCCCATGCCCTATGATGGCGAGCCGGCCTGGCTGACCCAACACCTGCTCCAGCCCACGGATGTACTGGTACTGGATGGCTATGGCTTCGGGCATAGCTTCCAGCAAGCGGTGCGCCCGGCGGTAGCGCGGTTGGTTTATATCGATGATTTGCTGGCTTTCCCGCAGCTGGCCGATGTAGTGCTCAATCCGGCCGGGGGCGTGCCGCCTGCTAATTACAAATTAGAGAACCCCGCTACCCGGCTGCTGCTGGGACCACACTACGCCCCGCTTCGCCAGGCTTTTCGGGAAGTAACGCTCCCGGAGCGCACCGCCGACACCGATACCGTACTGGTATGCCTGGGCGGCGCCGACCCTACCCACCAGACCCAGCGCGTGGCCGATGAGCTACTGGCCCTGAGCAGCGTGCAGCGGGTGCATGTGGTAGTAGGCAGTGCCTATGCGGGCTGGGAGGTGCTTACCCATTGGGCCCAAACCCATCCGCGCATCACGCTGCACCGCAACCTGCCCGCGGCCGAGCTGTGCCTGCTTATGCAGCAGTGCGGCGCGGCGGTGTGCTCCCCCAGCACTGTGAGCTATGAGTATTGCGCGGCGGGCGGAGGCGTGCTGTTTGTGCTGCCCGTAGCCGATAATCAGCAGAATATCGACCGGTTTCTGCGCAGTGAAGGCATGGCCCTGCCCTATCCCAGCATAAACAACGTCCTCACCTCCCCGGAAGCCGACCGGATTGCCGACCGCCTCCGCCAGCAGCAGGCGCATTGGTTTGATGGGCAGATTTCCCACCGCTTGCAGCAGGAATTCGCGGCCCTGCTCCTTCCCCAACCGGTTTTCCAGCTGCGGCCGGTAGTAACGGCCGATTCTGCCCGGCTGCTGGCCTGGACCAACGACCCCACCGTTCGGCAGTTCTCTTTCAACCCCAACCCGGTTGCTGCCCCCGAGCATGAACAGTGGCTAGCGGCCCGCCTGAATCACCCGCAGCATCTACTATTGCTTGCTGAGGAGCAGGAATCGAAACAACCCATCGGGCTTATCCGGTTTAGTATGGAAGGCGAAGAAGCCACGCTCAGCTACCTGCTGGATGCGGCCTACCGCGGCCAGGGCTTAGCCCCGCAGCTGTTGGTGCAGGGTACGCGGCGGGTGCTGCAGGAAAAGCCCGCGCTACGCCGGGTTGTGGGCCACGTGCAGCAGCGCAATGAGGCTTCCATCCGGGCATTCCGGCGGGCGGGCTTCCAGCCGCTTTCAGAAGCGAATAGTAGCCGGCCTGATTCAGTTACCTTTGTATGGGTGAATTAA
- a CDS encoding cytidylyltransferase domain-containing protein, which translates to MQKVGVISQARMTSTRLPGKVLRPVGGHPLLHYHVERLRQSGLPLYLATTTNATDELLAAFAGQYALPCTRGDENDVLGRYYQCAQEHDLDVIVRVTSDCPLLDGALVAQGVAEYLRQNDPRLYLSNVLERTFPRGFDFEIFSRELLTEAFQHATLPGDREHVTPYINQNRSGQVRFAHIRRPEVRKEYRLTVDTAEDFELIRILIEEYNAATLSADALIALLDAHPELVALNAHVEQKKV; encoded by the coding sequence ATGCAGAAGGTGGGTGTGATTTCGCAGGCGCGCATGACCAGCACCCGCCTGCCGGGCAAGGTGCTGCGCCCCGTGGGCGGGCACCCGCTGCTACACTACCACGTAGAGCGCCTGCGCCAAAGCGGCCTGCCCCTGTACCTGGCCACCACCACCAACGCCACTGACGAACTACTAGCGGCCTTTGCCGGGCAGTATGCCCTGCCCTGCACCCGCGGCGACGAAAACGACGTACTGGGCCGCTATTACCAGTGCGCCCAGGAACATGACCTCGACGTAATTGTGCGCGTCACCTCCGACTGCCCGCTATTGGACGGCGCGCTGGTAGCCCAGGGTGTGGCGGAATACCTGCGGCAAAACGACCCGCGCCTTTACCTCTCCAATGTGCTGGAGCGCACTTTTCCCCGAGGTTTTGATTTTGAAATATTCTCCCGCGAGCTGCTCACCGAAGCCTTCCAGCACGCCACCCTGCCCGGCGACCGGGAGCATGTAACGCCCTACATCAACCAGAACCGCTCGGGCCAAGTGCGCTTTGCGCATATTCGCCGCCCCGAAGTCCGGAAGGAATACCGACTTACGGTGGATACCGCGGAGGATTTCGAGCTGATTCGTATTTTGATTGAGGAGTATAACGCCGCTACTCTATCCGCTGATGCCTTGATTGCGCTGCTGGATGCCCACCCGGAGCTGGTAGCCCTCAACGCCCACGTAGAGCAAAAAAAGGTCTGA